The DNA sequence CGATGCGGTTGCGCAGCTCGCGAACATTGCCCGGCCAGTCATGGTCGGCGAGGGCCGCCAGCCCAGCGGGGGACAGCGCGCGGGATTCCAGGCCGAACCGTGCCACGGCATCGTCGAGGAAGCGGCGGGCGAGCAGGGACACGTCTTCGGGTCGTTCCCGGAGCGGCGGGATGCGGACTTCCACCACGTTGATCCGGAAATAAAGATCCTCCCGGAACGTCCCGGCGGCGACGCAGGCGGCCAGGTCGGCATGGGTGGCGCAGACCAGGCGCGCCTCGAAGCGCCGCTCCTCCCGGCCGCCGACCGGCAGGAAGACCCGCTCCTGGATCACGCGCAGCAGCTTCGACTGGTGCTCGGCCGGCAGCTCGGCGATCTCGTCGAGGAAGAGCGTCCCGGTTCCGGCGCGCGCCAGCAGGCCGGGGCTGGAAGCCACCGCCCCCGTGAAGGCGCCGCGCTCGTGGCCGAACAGCGTGCTCTCCACCAAGTCGCGCGGGATCGCCGCGCAGTTGACGGCGGCGAACGGCCGGTCCGCCCGGTTGGCGGCGTGGAGCAGCCGGGCCGCGACCTCCTTGCCGACGCCTGTCTCGCCCGTCAGCAGTACCGGGATGTCCACCCGGGCCGCCTTGCGCAGGACCGCCTCGGCCTGGCGCATGGCCGGGGCGGCGCCCAGGGCCGCCGCATCCGCCGCCGCGTCCGGCTCGCAGGCCTTGCGCAGCTCCGCGACCAGCGAGTCCACGTCGACGGGCTTGGTCAGGTAGTCGCGCGCTCCCGCCTTTATCAGTCGCACGGCCTGGTCGACCTGGCCGTGCGCCGTGATGAAGTACACGGGCAGCGCCCCGACGGAGTCCAGCAGGTGCCGGTAGAGCGCCTCCCCGTCCATGTCGGGGAGACGGATGTCACTGACCACGGCGTGGGGCGGGGCGCCGCCGGCGAGGGCCTCGACCGCGGCGGTCCCGCTCGCGGCAAGCCGCGGCCTGAAACCCTCCAGGCGGAGCCGCTGCATCAGGGCCGGGCCGAGCACCGGATCGTCCTCGACCACCAGGACGGAAGGACCGTCGTTCATGCCTTGGCTCCCAGGGGAATGGCGATCCGGATCGAGGTCCCGCGGCCGGGCGCGTCGATCACCGTCGCCCGGCCGTCGAGCGAGCCCAGCAGGGCGACCACCACGTCGATGCCCAGTCGCCGGCCGCTTGCC is a window from the Skermanella sp. TT6 genome containing:
- a CDS encoding sigma-54-dependent transcriptional regulator, yielding MNDGPSVLVVEDDPVLGPALMQRLRLEGFRPRLAASGTAAVEALAGGAPPHAVVSDIRLPDMDGEALYRHLLDSVGALPVYFITAHGQVDQAVRLIKAGARDYLTKPVDVDSLVAELRKACEPDAAADAAALGAAPAMRQAEAVLRKAARVDIPVLLTGETGVGKEVAARLLHAANRADRPFAAVNCAAIPRDLVESTLFGHERGAFTGAVASSPGLLARAGTGTLFLDEIAELPAEHQSKLLRVIQERVFLPVGGREERRFEARLVCATHADLAACVAAGTFREDLYFRINVVEVRIPPLRERPEDVSLLARRFLDDAVARFGLESRALSPAGLAALADHDWPGNVRELRNRIERAAVLADETVIGPADLFPEAGLDGPPVAGTGTLDEALTVATRAKVEEALRRAEGNRGQAARLLGVSRTTLWKRMRELGIG